Part of the Woronichinia naegeliana WA131 genome, AGCTTGTTACCACGCAAGGTTAGCATCTTCAACAAATCTGACGCGGATGACGCAATTCCTGAACTAGTCGCCTTTTGGTCTTTTTTAGAGCGGGAATATCAGCTTAAACAGGCGAAAAGCATTATTACTTATTTATTGAGTATAAAGGCCAAGTTTCCTGATTGGATGATGGATCCGGCTCGTGGTGGTTTGGCTAAGAGCTTTTTGATGGGGGGAATGGCAGCTGGATTCGATATGACAAGCCAAGAGGGAATGAACGAATTCAAAGACTTGTATAATGCTCAACTACGCGGAAAAGCGGGAAAACCAGAAGACAAAAAAAAGGGATTTGGCACTTGGACTCAAACTAAGCATAAGTCTCCACGACGCAAGAAAAAATAAGTTAATCTAAATCTAACATTTCTTAGTGATCGGATTATGTATGCTTCAAGTACAGAGATATGCTAAAGCCTTTCTCAAGGTGGCTTTCCGTCATCCGATTACGGGAACAACCATTATCCCCATTCTCCCTGATGGCCGGATTGTCTTAATTCAACGACGAGATACGGGACAATGGGGCTTGCCAGGGGGATTAGTCGATTGGGGAGAAGAGTTGTTAAGTACTGCCCAACGAGAGTTAAAAGAGGAAACGGGGCTGAATTTCTTGAAAATCCAGCGTTTAGTGGGAGTCTATTCTGCTCCTGATCGTGATCCCCGAATGCACTCTATC contains:
- a CDS encoding NUDIX hydrolase, which gives rise to MLQVQRYAKAFLKVAFRHPITGTTIIPILPDGRIVLIQRRDTGQWGLPGGLVDWGEELLSTAQRELKEETGLNFLKIQRLVGVYSAPDRDPRMHSISIVIAAQVEGEVKTEDSLEVMDVKAFTREELPLGNLSHDHDRQLNDFLAGAIIVA